The following are encoded in a window of Castanea sativa cultivar Marrone di Chiusa Pesio chromosome 9, ASM4071231v1 genomic DNA:
- the LOC142611259 gene encoding iridoid oxidase-like, producing MEQVALGLVIALVLWIASIVLIRERRHRRLEEIGQLPPGPKCWPVVGNIFQLGWSPHESFTKLAREHGPIMTLWLGSMSTVVISSDEVAREMFKNHDVVLAGRKIYEAMKGDYGNEGSLITAQYGPHWRMLRRLCTTEFFVARRLEAMRGVRGRCIDHMVQFMEEASASGTKAIDVGRFFFLMGFNLIGNLMFSKDLLGPKSERGAKFFYHAGKVMEYAGKPNLADYLPILRWFDPQGLRRKTQFHVESAFEIAGVFVKERMEGMECGITEEKRNKDYLDVLLEFHGDGVEEPSSFSSRTINVIVFEMFTAGTDTTTSTLEWAMAELFHNPETLKKVQAELRSTIDPDKKLQENDIENLPYLKAVIKETLRLHPPLPFLVPHMAMDSCKMLGYNIPKETQILVNVWAIGRDPKTWDEPLVFKPERFMEPNMVDYKGHHFEFIPFGSGRRICPAMPLASRVLPLALGTLLHSFDWVLADGLKPEEMDMTERMGITLKKAVPLKAIPIPYQCDCSKVDDLLNEKLLFTLEDG from the exons atggagcaaGTAGCTCTGGGATTAGTCATAGCTCTAGTGCTATGGATTGCATCGATAGTGCTAATAAGAGAGCGGAGACACCGCAGATTAGAGGAGATAGGTCAGCTTCCACCAGGGCCTAAATGTTGGCCAGTGGTTGGAAACATTTTCCAACTGGGTTGGTCACCCCACGAGTCATTTACAAAGCTGGCTCGTGAGCACGGTCCTATCATGACACTTTGGCTAGGGTCAATGAGCACGGTGGTGATCTCGTCCGATGAAGTGGCTCGCGAGATGTTCAAGAATCACGACGTGGTTCTTGCCGGCAGGAAGATTTACGAGGCCATGAAAGGAGACTATGGTAATGAGGGCTCTCTCATTACGGCTCAATATGGACCTCACTGGCGCATGTTGCGCCGCCTTTGCACCACCGAGTTTTTCGTGGCACGCCGCCTTGAAGCCATGCGAG GTGTACGTGGGAGGTGCATCGACCACATGGTACAATTCATGGAAGAAGCTAGTGCATCTGGTACCAAAGCCATCGACGTTGGGAGGTTTTTCTTCTTGATGGGTTTCAATCTTATAGGAAATCTTATGTTTTCAAAAGATTTGTTGGGTCCCAAATCGGAGAGAGGGGCAAAGTTTTTCTACCATGCAGGCAAGGTGATGGAGTATGCTGGGAAGCCGAACTTGGCTGATTACTTGCCAATTCTAAGGTGGTTTGATCCACAAGGTTTAAGGAGGAAGACCCAATTCCATGTCGAAAGCGCCTTTGAGATCGCGGGAGTGTTTGTCAAAGAGAGGATGGAAGGCATGGAATGTGGAATTACggaagagaagaggaataaggaCTATCTAGatgtgcttttggagtttcatGGTGATGGTGTGGAAGAGCcctcaagtttttcttcaagaACCATCAACGTCATAGTCTTC GAGATGTTCACTGCGGGGACTGACACAACGACAAGCACTCTGGAGTGGGCAATGGCAGAGCTCTTCCACAACCCTGAAACGTTGAAGAAAGTCCAAGCAGAGCTGAGAAGCACCATAGATCCTGATAAGAAGCTCCAAGAGAATGACATTGAAAACCTCCCATACCTAAAAGCTGTCATAAAGGAAACACTAAGGCTACACCCACCTCTCCCTTTCCTAGTACCACACATGGCCATGGACTCTTGCAAGATGCTAGGCTATAATATTCCAAAAGAAACACAAATCCTAGTCAATGTTTGGGCAATTGGACGAGACCCCAAGACGTGGGATGAGCCTTTGGTTTTCAAGCCAGAGAGGTTCATGGAACCAAATATGGTGGATTACAAGGGGCACCATTTTGAGTTCATACCCTTTGGATCTGGGAGACGAATATGTCCAGCTATGCCACTTGCCTCTCGTGTGCTTCCACTGGCTCTAGGGACTCTCTTGCACTcatttgattgggttttggCAGATGGGCTTAAGCCTGAGGAGATGGACATGACCGAAAGGATGGGAATAACACTCAAGAAAGCTGTCCCATTGAAGGCTATACCAATTCCATACCAATGTGATTGTTCAAAAGTAGATGATCTGTtaaatgagaaattattatttacattaGAGGACGGTTGA